One window of Medicago truncatula cultivar Jemalong A17 chromosome 2, MtrunA17r5.0-ANR, whole genome shotgun sequence genomic DNA carries:
- the LOC25486537 gene encoding auxin response factor 19 isoform X2, with the protein MQKEADIIPSYPNLPSKLICMLHNVALHADPETDEVYAQMTLQPVNKYDKEAMLASDMGLKQNQQPSEFFCKTLTASDTSTHGGFSVPRRAAEKIFPPLDFSMQPPAQEIVAKDLHDTTWTFRHIYRGQPKRHLLTTGWSVFVSTKRLFAGDSVLFIRDEKQQLLLGIKRSSRQQPALSSSVISSDSMHIGILAAAAHAASNNSPFTIFYNPRTSPCEFVIPLAKYNKALYTHVSLGMRFRMMFETEDSGVRRYMGTITGISDLDPVRWKNSQWRNLQVGWDESTAGERPSRVSIWDIEPVVTPFYICPPPFFRPKFPKQPGMPEDESEIENAFKRAMPWLGDELGMKDTSSSVFPGLSLVQWMSMQQNNNQFSAAQSGLLPPSMLSSNAMHGNLNTDDPSKILNFQSPAALSAPSLQFNKPNLPNQVNQLQQPPASWSQQQQQQQKMQSLLPMPLNQLQQQQQRQQQLAGSQNLPQPQQQQPQLTQQSPQQPQQQQQHQQPCQNTTMNNGTIGSNQIPNQCVQQPVTYSQLQQQLLSGSMQSQQNLQSAGKNGLMMTSLPQDSQFQQQIDQQQAGLLQRQQQQNQLQQSSLQLLQQSMLQRGPQQPQMSQTVPQNISDQQQQLQLLQKLQQQQQQQQQQQPLSTSSQLLQSQLLPQQSQQMPQQPMSQHQPQQLGNNAFSMEKLLNNNYSSSPLMHPQQLPVNHLQNTQKSPTNTRAPSAFTDGDAPSCSTSPSTNNCQTSPPNPLKRNQPDTFGGPSMVETTNNLMQELQSKSDMQSKHELHGVKGPDKQKHKGAINDHMEASSGTSYGIDPGNIHQNFPLSNFYMDGDVHSQQPRSNIPFASNLDGLTPDPLLSRGYDSQKDLQNLLSNYGGAPRDIETELSTADISSQSFGVPNMSFKPGCSNEIPIADTGVLNNGLWSNQNQRMRTYTKVQKCGSVGRCIDVTRYKGYEELRNDLARMFGIEGQLEDPVRVDWKLVYVDHENDILLVGDDPWEEFVNCVQSIKILSSAEVQQMSLEGDLGYNIPITNQACSGSESGNAWRAQYDDNSAASFNR; encoded by the exons TGCAAAACTCTAACTGCTAGTGACACTAGCACTCACGGTGGATTTTCAGTGCCTCGTAGAGCTGCTGAGAAAATATTCCCACCTCTG GACTTCTCAATGCAACCGCCAGCTCAGGAAATAGTTGCCAAAGATTTGCATGACACTACATGGACATTTAGACATATTTATCGCG GACAACCAAAGAGGCATCTATTGACTACTGGTTGGAGCGTCTTTGTTAGCACAAAAAGGCTCTTTGCTGGAGATTCTGTTCTTTTTATCAG AGATGAAAAGCAGCAACTTCTCTTAGGTATAAAGAGATCCAGTAGACAGCAACCAGCACTATCTTCATCGGTAATATCAAGTGACAGCATGCATATCGGGATTCTTGCTGCTGCGGCTCATGCTGCTTCGAATAACAGTCCATTTACTATATTTTATAATCCAAG GACTAGCCCCTGTGAATTTGTGATTCCATTGGCCAAGTATAATAAAGCTCTGTACACTCATGTTTCCCTTGGAATGAGATTCAGAATGATGTTTGAGACAGAGGATTCAGGAGTACGCAGATATATGGGCACAATCACTGGGATCAGTGACTTGGATCCTGTCCGCTGGAAAAATTCACAATGGCGCAATCTTCAG gTTGGATGGGACGAATCAACAGCTGGTGAGCGCCCAAGTAGAGTTTCAATTTGGGACATTGAACCAGTTGTGACTCCTTTCTACATTTGTCCACCTCCGTTTTTTAGGCCAAAGTTCCCGAAGCAACCAGGAATGCCAG AAGATGAGTCTGAAATTGAAAATGCATTCAAGAGAGCTATGCCATGGCTTGGAGATGAACTCGGCATGAAGGATACCTCAAGTTCAGTCTTCCCTGGTTTGAGTTTAGTACAATGGATGAGTATGCAGCAGAATAATAATCAGTTTTCCGCTGCTCAATCTGGGCTTTTACCTCCATCCATGCTTTCGTCAAATGCAATGCATGGTAACCTTAACACCGATGACCCATCCAAGATACTGAACTTTCAATCCCCTGCTGCGCTCTCTGCTCCAAGTCTTCAATTTAATAAACCTAATTTACCGAACCAAGTCAATCAATTGCAACAGCCCCCGGCCTCGTGGTCTCAGCAACAGCAACAGCAGCAGAAGATGCAGTCATTGTTGCCAATGCCGTTAAACCAgctgcagcagcagcagcagagGCAGCAGCAGCTGGCTGGATCACAAAATCTGCCGCAGCCACAGCAACAACAGCCTCAACTAACTCAACAGAGTCCGCAGCAGCCtcaacagcagcaacaacacCAACAGCCGTGTCAAAATACGACTATGAATAACGGCACAATTGGTTCTAACCAGATTCCAAATCAGTGTGTACAGCAACCAGTAACCTACTCTCAGCTTCAGCAACAGTTACTCTCAGGAAGTATGCAATCCCAACAAAATTTACAATCAGCTGGCAAGAATGGATTGATGATGACATCCTTACCACAAGACTCGCAATTCCAGCAACAAATAGACCAACAACAAGCTGGTCTCTTACAGCGGCAGCAGCAACAGAATCAGTTGCAGCAATCTTCGTTACAGTTATTGCAACAAAGCATGTTGCAAAGGGGACCACAACAACCACAAATGTCTCAAACTGTGCCGCAAAACATCTCAGACCAACAGCAACAGTTGCAGTTGTTACAGAAGTTgcaacagcagcaacaacaacaacagcagcaacaacCACTTTCCACATCTTCCCAACTTTTGCAGTCTCAGCTTCTGCCACAACAAAGCCAGCAAATGCCTCAGCAGCCTATGTCCCAGCATCAGCCCCAACAGCTCGGAAACAATGCATTCTCAATGGAGAAGCTTCTCAACAACAATTACTCTTCTTCACCTCTCATGCATCCGCAGCAGCTCCCTGTGAACCATCTCCAGAATACACAAAAATCACCAACGAACACTAGAGCCCCTTCTGCTTTTACAGATGGAGATGCCCCATCATGCTCAACTTCGCCGTCTACTAATAACTGTCAGACATCACCTCCAAACCCTCTGAAAAGAAATCAACCAGACACATTTGGCGGGCCTTCAATGGTTGAAACCACGAATAATCTGATGCAGGAGCTTCAAAGTAAGTCTGATATGCAGAGCAAACATGAATTACACGGCGTTAAAGGACCCGACAAGCAAAAGCACAAAGGTGCAATCAATGATCATATGGAAGCTTCTTCCGGAACATCGTATGGTATTGATCCTGGTAACATCCACCAGAACTTCCCACTTTCTAACTTCTACATGGATGGTGATGTACACTCGCAACAACCAAGAAGTAATATACCATTTGCTTCTAACCTTGATGGATTAACACCTGATCCTTTGCTCTCAAGAGGGTATGATTCTCAAAAAGATCTTCAAAACTTGTTATCTAATTATGGCGGTGCTCCTAGAGACATTGAAACCGAGCTGTCCACTGCTGATATTAGTTCACAGTCGTTTGGTGTACCAAACATGTCTTTCAAGCCAGGATGCTCAAATGAAATTCCTATTGCCGATACCGGAGTTTTGAATAATGGGCTATGGTCTAACCAAAATCAACGAATGCGAACATATACTAAG GTTCAAAAATGTGGCTCAGTCGGAAGATGTATTGATGTCACCCGTTACAAAGGGTATGAAGAACTCCGGAATGATTTGGCTCGTATGTTTGGTATCGAAGGACAGCTAGAAGATCCTGTAAGGGTTGACTGGAAACTAGTGTATGTGGATCACGAAAACGACATTCTTCTTGTCGGTGACGACCCTTGGGA AGAATTTGTAAACTGTGTCCAAAGCATAAAGATACTATCATCTGCTGAGGTACAACAAATGAGCTTGGAAGGGGACTTAGGTTATAATATTCCAATCACCAATCAAGCTTGTAGTGGATCAGAAAGTGGCAATGCATGGAGAGCACAGTATGATGATAACTCTGCAGCTTCATTTAATCGATAA
- the LOC25486537 gene encoding auxin response factor 19 isoform X3 encodes MLASDMGLKQNQQPSEFFCKTLTASDTSTHGGFSVPRRAAEKIFPPLDFSMQPPAQEIVAKDLHDTTWTFRHIYRGQPKRHLLTTGWSVFVSTKRLFAGDSVLFIRDEKQQLLLGIKRSSRQQPALSSSVISSDSMHIGILAAAAHAASNNSPFTIFYNPRTSPCEFVIPLAKYNKALYTHVSLGMRFRMMFETEDSGVRRYMGTITGISDLDPVRWKNSQWRNLQVGWDESTAGERPSRVSIWDIEPVVTPFYICPPPFFRPKFPKQPGMPEDESEIENAFKRAMPWLGDELGMKDTSSSVFPGLSLVQWMSMQQNNNQFSAAQSGLLPPSMLSSNAMHGNLNTDDPSKILNFQSPAALSAPSLQFNKPNLPNQVNQLQQPPASWSQQQQQQQKMQSLLPMPLNQLQQQQQRQQQLAGSQNLPQPQQQQPQLTQQSPQQPQQQQQHQQPCQNTTMNNGTIGSNQIPNQCVQQPVTYSQLQQQLLSGSMQSQQNLQSAGKNGLMMTSLPQDSQFQQQIDQQQAGLLQRQQQQNQLQQSSLQLLQQSMLQRGPQQPQMSQTVPQNISDQQQQLQLLQKLQQQQQQQQQQQPLSTSSQLLQSQLLPQQSQQMPQQPMSQHQPQQLGNNAFSMEKLLNNNYSSSPLMHPQQLPVNHLQNTQKSPTNTRAPSAFTDGDAPSCSTSPSTNNCQTSPPNPLKRNQPDTFGGPSMVETTNNLMQELQSKSDMQSKHELHGVKGPDKQKHKGAINDHMEASSGTSYGIDPGNIHQNFPLSNFYMDGDVHSQQPRSNIPFASNLDGLTPDPLLSRGYDSQKDLQNLLSNYGGAPRDIETELSTADISSQSFGVPNMSFKPGCSNEIPIADTGVLNNGLWSNQNQRMRTYTKVQKCGSVGRCIDVTRYKGYEELRNDLARMFGIEGQLEDPVRVDWKLVYVDHENDILLVGDDPWEEFVNCVQSIKILSSAEVQQMSLEGDLGYNIPITNQACSGSESGNAWRAQYDDNSAASFNR; translated from the exons TGCAAAACTCTAACTGCTAGTGACACTAGCACTCACGGTGGATTTTCAGTGCCTCGTAGAGCTGCTGAGAAAATATTCCCACCTCTG GACTTCTCAATGCAACCGCCAGCTCAGGAAATAGTTGCCAAAGATTTGCATGACACTACATGGACATTTAGACATATTTATCGCG GACAACCAAAGAGGCATCTATTGACTACTGGTTGGAGCGTCTTTGTTAGCACAAAAAGGCTCTTTGCTGGAGATTCTGTTCTTTTTATCAG AGATGAAAAGCAGCAACTTCTCTTAGGTATAAAGAGATCCAGTAGACAGCAACCAGCACTATCTTCATCGGTAATATCAAGTGACAGCATGCATATCGGGATTCTTGCTGCTGCGGCTCATGCTGCTTCGAATAACAGTCCATTTACTATATTTTATAATCCAAG GACTAGCCCCTGTGAATTTGTGATTCCATTGGCCAAGTATAATAAAGCTCTGTACACTCATGTTTCCCTTGGAATGAGATTCAGAATGATGTTTGAGACAGAGGATTCAGGAGTACGCAGATATATGGGCACAATCACTGGGATCAGTGACTTGGATCCTGTCCGCTGGAAAAATTCACAATGGCGCAATCTTCAG gTTGGATGGGACGAATCAACAGCTGGTGAGCGCCCAAGTAGAGTTTCAATTTGGGACATTGAACCAGTTGTGACTCCTTTCTACATTTGTCCACCTCCGTTTTTTAGGCCAAAGTTCCCGAAGCAACCAGGAATGCCAG AAGATGAGTCTGAAATTGAAAATGCATTCAAGAGAGCTATGCCATGGCTTGGAGATGAACTCGGCATGAAGGATACCTCAAGTTCAGTCTTCCCTGGTTTGAGTTTAGTACAATGGATGAGTATGCAGCAGAATAATAATCAGTTTTCCGCTGCTCAATCTGGGCTTTTACCTCCATCCATGCTTTCGTCAAATGCAATGCATGGTAACCTTAACACCGATGACCCATCCAAGATACTGAACTTTCAATCCCCTGCTGCGCTCTCTGCTCCAAGTCTTCAATTTAATAAACCTAATTTACCGAACCAAGTCAATCAATTGCAACAGCCCCCGGCCTCGTGGTCTCAGCAACAGCAACAGCAGCAGAAGATGCAGTCATTGTTGCCAATGCCGTTAAACCAgctgcagcagcagcagcagagGCAGCAGCAGCTGGCTGGATCACAAAATCTGCCGCAGCCACAGCAACAACAGCCTCAACTAACTCAACAGAGTCCGCAGCAGCCtcaacagcagcaacaacacCAACAGCCGTGTCAAAATACGACTATGAATAACGGCACAATTGGTTCTAACCAGATTCCAAATCAGTGTGTACAGCAACCAGTAACCTACTCTCAGCTTCAGCAACAGTTACTCTCAGGAAGTATGCAATCCCAACAAAATTTACAATCAGCTGGCAAGAATGGATTGATGATGACATCCTTACCACAAGACTCGCAATTCCAGCAACAAATAGACCAACAACAAGCTGGTCTCTTACAGCGGCAGCAGCAACAGAATCAGTTGCAGCAATCTTCGTTACAGTTATTGCAACAAAGCATGTTGCAAAGGGGACCACAACAACCACAAATGTCTCAAACTGTGCCGCAAAACATCTCAGACCAACAGCAACAGTTGCAGTTGTTACAGAAGTTgcaacagcagcaacaacaacaacagcagcaacaacCACTTTCCACATCTTCCCAACTTTTGCAGTCTCAGCTTCTGCCACAACAAAGCCAGCAAATGCCTCAGCAGCCTATGTCCCAGCATCAGCCCCAACAGCTCGGAAACAATGCATTCTCAATGGAGAAGCTTCTCAACAACAATTACTCTTCTTCACCTCTCATGCATCCGCAGCAGCTCCCTGTGAACCATCTCCAGAATACACAAAAATCACCAACGAACACTAGAGCCCCTTCTGCTTTTACAGATGGAGATGCCCCATCATGCTCAACTTCGCCGTCTACTAATAACTGTCAGACATCACCTCCAAACCCTCTGAAAAGAAATCAACCAGACACATTTGGCGGGCCTTCAATGGTTGAAACCACGAATAATCTGATGCAGGAGCTTCAAAGTAAGTCTGATATGCAGAGCAAACATGAATTACACGGCGTTAAAGGACCCGACAAGCAAAAGCACAAAGGTGCAATCAATGATCATATGGAAGCTTCTTCCGGAACATCGTATGGTATTGATCCTGGTAACATCCACCAGAACTTCCCACTTTCTAACTTCTACATGGATGGTGATGTACACTCGCAACAACCAAGAAGTAATATACCATTTGCTTCTAACCTTGATGGATTAACACCTGATCCTTTGCTCTCAAGAGGGTATGATTCTCAAAAAGATCTTCAAAACTTGTTATCTAATTATGGCGGTGCTCCTAGAGACATTGAAACCGAGCTGTCCACTGCTGATATTAGTTCACAGTCGTTTGGTGTACCAAACATGTCTTTCAAGCCAGGATGCTCAAATGAAATTCCTATTGCCGATACCGGAGTTTTGAATAATGGGCTATGGTCTAACCAAAATCAACGAATGCGAACATATACTAAG GTTCAAAAATGTGGCTCAGTCGGAAGATGTATTGATGTCACCCGTTACAAAGGGTATGAAGAACTCCGGAATGATTTGGCTCGTATGTTTGGTATCGAAGGACAGCTAGAAGATCCTGTAAGGGTTGACTGGAAACTAGTGTATGTGGATCACGAAAACGACATTCTTCTTGTCGGTGACGACCCTTGGGA AGAATTTGTAAACTGTGTCCAAAGCATAAAGATACTATCATCTGCTGAGGTACAACAAATGAGCTTGGAAGGGGACTTAGGTTATAATATTCCAATCACCAATCAAGCTTGTAGTGGATCAGAAAGTGGCAATGCATGGAGAGCACAGTATGATGATAACTCTGCAGCTTCATTTAATCGATAA